A single window of Leclercia adecarboxylata DNA harbors:
- the lptB gene encoding LPS export ABC transporter ATP-binding protein: protein MATLTAKNLAKAYKGRRVVEDVSLTVNSGEIVGLLGPNGAGKTTTFYMVVGIVPRDAGNIIIDDEDISLLPLHARARRGIGYLPQEASIFRRLSVFDNLMAVLQIRDDLTSEQRQDRANELMEEFHIEHLRDSMGQALSGGERRRVEIARALAANPKFILLDEPFAGVDPISVIDIKRIIEHLRDSGLGVLITDHNVRETLAVCERAYIVSQGHLIAHGTPQQILEDEHVKRVYLGEDFRL, encoded by the coding sequence ATGGCAACATTAACTGCAAAGAATCTCGCCAAAGCCTACAAGGGCCGTCGCGTAGTGGAAGATGTCAGTTTGACCGTCAACTCCGGCGAAATTGTCGGCCTGTTGGGTCCTAACGGTGCAGGTAAAACCACCACCTTTTATATGGTGGTAGGCATTGTGCCGCGCGACGCGGGCAACATCATCATTGATGACGAAGACATCAGCCTGCTGCCCCTTCACGCGCGTGCGCGCCGCGGCATCGGTTACCTGCCGCAGGAAGCCTCAATTTTTCGCCGTCTCAGCGTCTTCGACAACCTGATGGCGGTGCTGCAAATCCGTGACGATTTGACCTCCGAACAGCGTCAGGATCGCGCCAACGAACTGATGGAAGAGTTCCATATCGAACATCTGCGCGACAGCATGGGCCAGGCGCTCTCCGGTGGTGAACGCCGCCGTGTGGAAATTGCCCGCGCGCTGGCGGCCAACCCGAAATTTATCCTGCTCGATGAACCTTTCGCGGGTGTTGACCCGATTTCGGTTATCGATATCAAACGTATTATTGAGCATCTGCGCGACAGTGGCCTGGGCGTGCTTATCACCGACCACAACGTACGCGAGACGCTGGCGGTCTGTGAGCGAGCCTACATCGTCAGCCAGGGCCATCTTATTGCCCACGGTACACCGCAACAGATCCTCGAAGATGAGCATGTTAAGCGCGTGTATCTTGGGGAAGACTTCAGACTCTGA
- the rapZ gene encoding RNase adapter RapZ, with protein sequence MVLMIVSGRSGSGKSVALRALEDMGFYCVDNLPVVLLPELAKSLADRQISAAVSIDVRNMPESPEIFEQAMSNLPEAFSPQLLFLDADRNTLIRRYSDTRRLHPLSSKNLSLESAIDQESDLLEPLRSRADLIVDTSEMSVHELAEMLRTRLLGKRERELTMVFESFGFKHGIPIDADYVFDVRFLPNPHWDPKLRPMTGLDKPVAAFLDRHTEVHNFIYQTRSYLELWLPMLETNNRSYLTVAIGCTGGKHRSVYIAEQLADYFRSRGKNVQSRHRTLEKRKT encoded by the coding sequence ATGGTGCTGATGATCGTCAGCGGTCGTTCGGGATCCGGGAAATCGGTCGCCCTGCGAGCGCTGGAAGATATGGGCTTTTACTGCGTAGATAACCTGCCGGTGGTGCTGCTGCCCGAGCTGGCGAAATCGCTGGCCGATCGGCAGATTTCGGCCGCGGTCAGCATCGACGTGCGTAACATGCCTGAATCGCCGGAGATCTTTGAGCAGGCGATGAGCAATTTGCCAGAGGCATTTTCACCTCAGCTGCTGTTCCTTGATGCCGATCGCAATACGCTGATCCGTCGCTACAGCGATACCCGCCGTCTGCATCCGCTCTCCAGCAAAAATCTGTCGCTGGAAAGCGCCATTGACCAGGAGAGCGATCTGCTGGAGCCGCTGCGCTCCCGCGCCGATCTGATCGTCGATACTTCTGAAATGTCCGTCCATGAACTGGCGGAGATGCTGCGTACCCGCCTGCTGGGCAAACGCGAGCGTGAGCTGACGATGGTCTTTGAATCCTTCGGCTTTAAGCACGGCATCCCTATCGACGCAGACTATGTGTTTGACGTGCGCTTCCTGCCGAACCCGCACTGGGATCCCAAGCTGCGTCCGATGACCGGCCTGGATAAGCCGGTTGCCGCGTTCCTTGACAGACATACGGAAGTACATAACTTTATCTATCAGACGCGCAGCTACCTTGAACTCTGGTTGCCGATGCTGGAGACAAACAATCGCAGCTACCTGACGGTGGCGATTGGCTGTACCGGGGGCAAACACCGTTCGGTCTACATAGCTGAGCAACTGGCTGACTATTTCCGCTCGCGCGGCAAAAACGTGCAGTCCCGTCATCGTACGCTGGAAAAACGTAAAACATGA
- the lptA gene encoding lipopolysaccharide ABC transporter substrate-binding protein LptA, translating into MKFQANKLSLKFVIASALLAVSLPALAVTGDTEQPIHIESDTQSLDMQGNVVTFTGNVVVTQGTIKINADKVVVTRPGGEDGKEIIDGYGNPATFYQMQDNGKPVKGHASQMHYELAKDFVVLTGNAFLEQLDSNIKGDKITYLVKEQKMQAFSEKGKRVTTVLVPSQLQDKNNTQAPAQKKSN; encoded by the coding sequence ATGAAATTCCAAGCAAACAAACTCAGCCTTAAATTTGTTATTGCCAGCGCGCTGCTGGCCGTCAGCCTGCCTGCGCTTGCTGTGACGGGTGATACCGAGCAGCCGATTCATATCGAATCCGATACGCAATCGCTCGACATGCAGGGTAACGTTGTGACCTTTACCGGCAATGTCGTCGTGACTCAGGGCACCATCAAAATCAACGCCGACAAGGTGGTGGTGACGCGTCCTGGCGGTGAAGACGGTAAAGAGATTATCGATGGCTACGGCAACCCAGCTACCTTCTACCAGATGCAGGACAACGGCAAGCCGGTGAAAGGGCACGCCTCCCAGATGCACTACGAGCTGGCGAAAGACTTCGTGGTGTTGACCGGTAATGCGTTCCTGGAGCAGCTCGACAGCAACATCAAGGGCGACAAGATTACCTATCTGGTGAAAGAGCAAAAAATGCAGGCCTTCAGTGAAAAAGGCAAACGCGTGACGACCGTTCTGGTTCCATCGCAGCTGCAGGACAAAAACAACACTCAGGCCCCGGCACAGAAAAAGAGTAACTAA
- the rpoN gene encoding RNA polymerase factor sigma-54, with translation MKQGLQLRLSQQLAMTPQLQQAIRLLQLSTLELQQELQQALDSNPLLEQTDLHDEVETQQTQDNETLDSVDALEQKEMPDELPLDASWDEIYTAGTPSGTRADYQDDELPVYQGETTQSLQDYLMWQVELTPFSDTDRAIATSIVDAVDETGYLTVSLDDILESIGDDEIDLEEIEAVLKRVQRFDPVGVAARDLRDCLLIQLSQFVKETPWLEEARLIVSEHLDLLANHDFRSLMRVTRLKEEILKEAVNLIQSLDPRPGQSIQTSEPEYVIPDVLVRKHNGLWTVELNSDSIPRLQINQQYASMCTSARNDSDNQYIRSNLQEARWLIKSLESRNDTLLRVSRCIVEQQQAFFEQGEEFMRPMVLADIAQAVEMHESTISRVTTQKYLHSPRGIFELKYFFSSHVNTEGGGEASSTAIRALVKKLIAAENPAKPLSDSKLTTMLSDQGIMVARRTVAKYRESLSIPPSNQRKQLV, from the coding sequence ATGAAGCAAGGTTTGCAATTAAGGCTCAGCCAACAGCTGGCAATGACGCCGCAGTTACAACAGGCTATTCGTCTGTTGCAGCTGTCAACGCTGGAACTTCAGCAGGAACTCCAGCAGGCGCTGGACAGTAATCCCCTGCTTGAGCAAACCGATCTTCACGATGAGGTAGAAACTCAGCAAACCCAGGATAACGAAACTCTCGACAGCGTTGATGCGCTGGAGCAAAAAGAGATGCCTGACGAGCTTCCTCTCGATGCCAGCTGGGATGAGATCTACACCGCCGGCACGCCATCCGGCACGCGCGCAGACTACCAGGATGATGAATTGCCGGTGTATCAGGGCGAGACTACCCAGTCGCTGCAGGATTACCTGATGTGGCAGGTGGAGCTGACGCCCTTTTCCGATACCGATCGCGCCATCGCCACCTCTATTGTCGATGCCGTCGATGAGACCGGCTATTTGACCGTGTCGCTGGACGACATTCTGGAAAGCATCGGTGATGATGAGATCGATCTCGAAGAGATCGAAGCGGTTCTGAAGCGCGTTCAGCGTTTTGATCCGGTCGGCGTCGCCGCACGCGATTTACGTGACTGCCTGCTGATTCAGCTTTCGCAGTTTGTTAAAGAGACGCCGTGGCTGGAAGAGGCTCGCCTGATCGTCAGCGAGCATCTGGATCTGCTGGCTAACCACGACTTCCGCTCCCTGATGCGCGTGACGCGGCTGAAGGAAGAGATCCTGAAAGAAGCGGTCAATTTGATTCAGTCGCTGGATCCGCGTCCGGGGCAGTCTATCCAGACCAGCGAGCCCGAGTACGTCATTCCCGATGTACTGGTGCGCAAGCATAACGGCCTGTGGACCGTGGAATTGAATTCCGACAGCATCCCTCGCCTGCAAATAAATCAGCAGTACGCCTCGATGTGCACCAGCGCGCGCAACGACTCGGATAACCAATATATCCGCAGTAATCTTCAGGAAGCGCGCTGGCTAATCAAGAGCCTGGAGAGCCGCAATGATACGCTGCTGCGCGTCAGCCGTTGCATCGTGGAGCAGCAGCAGGCGTTCTTTGAACAAGGTGAAGAATTTATGAGGCCGATGGTGCTGGCCGATATCGCCCAGGCCGTCGAGATGCATGAATCGACGATTTCCCGCGTGACGACGCAGAAGTATCTGCATAGTCCGCGCGGTATTTTTGAGCTTAAGTATTTTTTCTCCAGCCATGTCAACACCGAAGGCGGCGGCGAAGCTTCGTCGACGGCCATCCGGGCGCTGGTGAAAAAGTTGATCGCCGCGGAAAACCCCGCGAAACCACTGAGCGACAGTAAGTTAACCACCATGCTGTCCGATCAAGGTATCATGGTTGCACGCCGCACTGTTGCGAAGTATCGAGAGTCTTTATCCATTCCGCCGTCAAACCAGCGTAAACAACTGGTCTGA
- a CDS encoding calcium/sodium antiporter gives MLLATALLIIGLLLVVYSADRLVFSASILCRLLGIPPLIIGMTVVSVGTSLPEIIVSVAASLHDQVDLAVGTAIGSNIVNILLILGLAALLHPFRVHSDVLRRELPLMLIVSLLAGYVLYDGQLTLSDGIFLLALAVIWLFYIVKLARAAEKQGNDSLTREQVAELPREGNLPVALLWLGVALIIMPMATQMIVDNATVLANYFAMSELTIGLTVIAIGTSLPELATAIAGARKGEDDMAIGNIIGSNIFNIAIVLGLPALIAPGAFNPLAFSRDYGVMLLVSVIFALLCWRRKRQIGQGAGALLTVGFIVWMAMLYWLSPLLSG, from the coding sequence ATGCTTCTTGCAACGGCACTGTTAATAATTGGTTTACTTTTGGTGGTCTACAGTGCCGACCGTCTGGTGTTCTCCGCATCAATTCTGTGTCGTTTATTGGGCATACCCCCCCTAATTATTGGGATGACGGTGGTCAGCGTTGGCACCTCCTTGCCGGAGATCATCGTCTCTGTCGCCGCCTCGCTGCACGATCAAGTTGATCTCGCCGTGGGAACGGCCATTGGCTCCAATATCGTCAATATTTTACTCATCCTGGGGCTTGCTGCGCTGCTGCATCCATTTCGCGTGCATTCTGATGTTCTGCGGCGTGAATTGCCGCTAATGTTAATTGTCAGTCTGCTCGCTGGTTACGTGTTATATGACGGACAGTTAACCCTTAGCGATGGCATTTTCCTGCTGGCACTGGCGGTCATCTGGCTGTTTTACATTGTTAAGCTGGCCCGGGCGGCGGAGAAGCAGGGCAATGACTCCCTGACCCGCGAGCAGGTTGCCGAACTGCCGCGTGAGGGGAATTTACCCGTCGCGCTGCTTTGGCTGGGTGTAGCGTTAATCATCATGCCGATGGCGACACAGATGATCGTTGATAACGCTACGGTGCTGGCCAACTACTTCGCCATGAGCGAATTGACCATCGGCCTGACGGTGATTGCCATTGGCACCAGCCTGCCTGAGCTTGCCACGGCGATTGCCGGCGCGCGTAAAGGCGAAGACGACATGGCGATTGGTAATATTATCGGTTCCAATATTTTCAATATTGCCATCGTGCTGGGCCTGCCGGCCCTGATTGCCCCTGGCGCGTTTAATCCGCTGGCGTTCAGCCGGGATTATGGGGTGATGCTGTTAGTCAGCGTCATCTTCGCTCTGCTCTGCTGGCGGCGTAAAAGGCAGATTGGTCAGGGTGCTGGCGCGCTGCTGACGGTGGGATTTATCGTATGGATGGCGATGCTGTACTGGCTCTCGCCTCTTCTCTCTGGGTAA
- the ptsN gene encoding PTS IIA-like nitrogen regulatory protein PtsN, with amino-acid sequence MMNNDSTLQLSSVLNQECTRSAVHCQSKKRALEIISELAAKQLSLPPQVVFEAILTREKMGSTGIGNGIAIPHGKLEEDTLRAVGVFVQLETPIAFDAIDNQPVDLLFALLVPADQTKTHLHTLSLVAKRLADKTICRRLRAAQSDEELYQIITETEGNQDDA; translated from the coding sequence ATGATGAATAACGATTCAACTCTACAACTGAGCAGTGTCCTTAATCAGGAATGTACCCGCAGTGCCGTCCACTGCCAGAGCAAAAAACGTGCGCTGGAGATCATCAGTGAACTGGCCGCAAAGCAGCTGAGCCTGCCGCCCCAGGTGGTGTTTGAAGCGATCCTGACCCGTGAAAAAATGGGCAGTACCGGCATCGGCAACGGCATTGCCATTCCCCATGGCAAACTTGAAGAAGATACTCTGCGTGCTGTAGGCGTGTTTGTTCAGCTGGAAACACCTATCGCCTTTGATGCCATTGATAACCAGCCTGTCGATTTGCTGTTTGCCCTGCTGGTACCCGCGGATCAGACCAAAACACATTTGCATACCCTCTCGCTGGTGGCCAAACGACTGGCGGATAAAACCATCTGTCGCCGTTTGCGTGCGGCACAGAGCGATGAGGAGCTCTATCAAATCATTACGGAAACGGAAGGCAATCAGGATGATGCGTAA
- the lptC gene encoding LPS export ABC transporter periplasmic protein LptC codes for MSKTRRWVIILLSLVALVLIGVNLADRDDEQAPTVNTNDPTYKSDHSDTVVYSPEGALNYRLIAQHVEYFSEQGVSWFTQPVMTTFDVNKIPTWSIKSDRAKLTNDRMLYLYGHVEVNALTADSQLRKITTDNAQINLVTQDVTSQDLVTLYGTTFNSSGLRMRGNLRSKNAELIEKVRTSYEIPSKQTQP; via the coding sequence ATGAGTAAAACCAGACGTTGGGTTATTATTCTGCTTTCGCTGGTAGCACTGGTACTGATTGGCGTGAATCTCGCTGACCGGGACGACGAACAAGCGCCGACGGTCAATACTAACGATCCAACATATAAAAGCGATCATAGCGATACCGTGGTCTACAGTCCGGAAGGGGCGCTGAATTATCGCCTTATCGCTCAGCATGTTGAGTATTTTTCCGAACAGGGCGTCTCCTGGTTTACCCAACCGGTGATGACCACCTTTGATGTCAATAAAATTCCGACCTGGTCGATTAAATCAGACCGGGCAAAACTGACGAATGACCGTATGCTTTATCTGTATGGTCATGTTGAGGTGAATGCGCTGACCGCAGACTCACAGCTGCGCAAAATCACAACCGATAACGCACAGATTAACCTTGTGACGCAGGATGTCACGTCGCAGGATCTGGTTACGCTATACGGCACAACATTTAATTCCAGCGGTCTGAGAATGCGCGGGAACTTACGCAGCAAGAACGCAGAGCTGATTGAAAAGGTTAGAACCTCCTATGAAATTCCAAGCAAACAAACTCAGCCTTAA
- the hpf gene encoding ribosome hibernation promoting factor, which yields MQLNITGHNVEITEALRDFVNAKFAKLEQYFERINQVYIVLKVEKVTHISDATLHVNGGEIHASAEGQDMYAAIDGLIDKLARQLNKHKDKLKQH from the coding sequence ATGCAGCTCAACATCACTGGACACAACGTCGAAATCACTGAGGCCCTGCGCGATTTTGTGAATGCAAAATTCGCTAAGCTTGAGCAGTATTTTGAGAGGATCAATCAGGTCTACATTGTGTTAAAAGTGGAAAAAGTGACTCATATCTCGGATGCGACCCTGCACGTCAACGGGGGCGAAATCCATGCCAGTGCGGAAGGGCAAGACATGTACGCGGCTATCGACGGCTTGATTGACAAGCTGGCACGACAGCTAAACAAACATAAAGATAAACTGAAACAACACTAA
- the kdsC gene encoding 3-deoxy-manno-octulosonate-8-phosphatase KdsC, with product MINAGASLATCYGPVSAQMMSQAENIRLLILDVDGVLSDGLIYMGNNGEELKAFNVRDGYGIRCALTSGIEVAIITGRKAKLVEDRCETLGITHLYQGQSDKMVAFRDLLGKLAIAPENVAYVGDDLIDWPVMAEVGLSVAVADAHPLLIPRADYVTRINGGRGAVREVCDLLLLAQGKLDEAKGQSI from the coding sequence ATGATTAATGCGGGTGCATCCCTTGCAACCTGTTATGGCCCGGTCAGTGCGCAGATGATGTCGCAGGCCGAAAACATTCGCCTGCTGATCCTGGATGTGGATGGCGTGCTGTCTGACGGCCTGATTTATATGGGCAACAATGGCGAAGAGCTGAAAGCCTTCAACGTACGTGATGGCTACGGTATTCGCTGTGCGCTCACTTCTGGCATAGAAGTTGCCATTATCACCGGGCGTAAGGCTAAACTGGTAGAAGATCGCTGCGAAACGCTGGGCATTACCCATCTCTATCAGGGGCAGTCCGATAAGATGGTCGCTTTCAGGGACTTACTTGGTAAACTTGCCATTGCCCCGGAAAACGTCGCCTATGTCGGAGACGATCTTATTGACTGGCCAGTGATGGCAGAAGTGGGACTCAGCGTCGCCGTTGCCGATGCGCATCCGCTTTTGATCCCGCGCGCTGACTATGTCACCCGTATTAACGGTGGCCGCGGCGCAGTGAGAGAAGTCTGCGACCTGCTGCTGCTGGCGCAAGGTAAGCTTGATGAGGCCAAAGGGCAATCGATATGA
- the kdsD gene encoding arabinose-5-phosphate isomerase KdsD gives MSQIELQPGFDFQKAGKEVLEIEREGLAQLDQYINQDFSLACEKLFHCTGKVVVMGMGKSGHIGRKMAATFASTGTTAFFVHPGEAAHGDLGMVSAQDIVIALSNSGESNEILALIPVLKRLHVPLICVTSRPESSMARAADIHLCVKVPKEACPLGLAPTSSTTAALVMGDALAVALLEARGFTAEDFALSHPGGALGRKLLLRVNDIMHTGDEIPRVSKDASLRDALLEITRKNLGMTVICDEQMKIDGIFTDGDLRRVFDMGVDVRKLGIADVMTPGGIRVRPGLLAVEVLNLMQSRNITSVMVADGDQLLGVVHMHDLLRAGVV, from the coding sequence ATGTCGCAAATAGAATTGCAGCCGGGTTTTGACTTTCAGAAAGCAGGAAAAGAAGTTCTGGAGATAGAACGTGAAGGTCTGGCGCAGTTAGATCAATACATTAATCAGGACTTTAGCCTCGCGTGTGAAAAACTTTTCCACTGCACCGGCAAAGTCGTGGTGATGGGAATGGGCAAATCCGGGCACATTGGTCGTAAAATGGCAGCCACGTTCGCCAGTACCGGCACGACCGCCTTTTTCGTTCACCCCGGTGAAGCGGCGCACGGTGACCTGGGGATGGTCTCGGCGCAGGATATCGTTATCGCGTTATCGAACTCCGGCGAATCAAATGAAATCCTGGCGCTGATCCCGGTGCTGAAGCGACTTCACGTTCCCCTCATCTGTGTTACCAGCCGTCCTGAGAGCAGCATGGCGCGCGCTGCGGATATCCATCTGTGCGTCAAAGTGCCGAAAGAGGCCTGCCCGCTGGGGCTGGCTCCGACTTCCAGCACCACCGCTGCGCTGGTAATGGGGGATGCGTTGGCCGTTGCCCTGCTCGAAGCCCGCGGTTTTACCGCCGAAGATTTCGCCCTCTCCCATCCGGGCGGCGCGCTGGGGCGTAAATTGCTGCTGCGGGTGAATGACATCATGCACACCGGGGATGAAATTCCGCGCGTCAGTAAAGACGCCTCCCTGCGCGATGCGCTGCTGGAGATCACCCGTAAAAATCTTGGTATGACCGTCATCTGCGACGAGCAGATGAAAATTGACGGGATTTTCACCGATGGGGATCTACGCCGCGTATTCGATATGGGGGTAGATGTTCGTAAGCTGGGTATCGCCGATGTGATGACCCCCGGGGGGATTCGGGTGCGTCCCGGCCTGCTTGCTGTTGAAGTATTAAACCTGATGCAGTCCCGCAATATCACCTCCGTTATGGTTGCTGATGGCGACCAATTGCTGGGTGTGGTACATATGCATGATCTGCTGCGCGCAGGCGTAGTGTAA